GGATCGAGGATGAAGGCGGCTATTGGCCGGGTCGAAATGAGGTCGCGTTGCGTGCGGCGGTTGAGCGCATGAATCGCCTGGTCGCCGGTCTGGCTGGTGCACTCAAAGATGCGACGGATGAGGACGGCAAGAGTCCGTCGGTGGAGAGTCCTATTTTGGAGCATCCGGCTTTTGAGCGCCTAGAGGCCGAGGCGCAGGATAGTGAAGACGCGCGTAAACTCAGGGACGCGCTCAATGCCGTTAAGAAAGGGGCTCGTTAAAACGGAGCGGGCGTGGTCAAGCCACGCCCCTACGTCGGATCTCAATTAGTCTGATTGATTGCCTCGAGGACGATGCCGGGGGTGAGGAGTTCGGGAAGGATGACAGGCTCTGGTTTGCCGGGGAGGTAGATCAGGTTGAAGGGGACGGCGCTGCGGTTCCAGCGGGCCAATTCCGCGGTGATCTTGGGGTCTTCGTCGGTCCAGTCGGCGCGCAGGGTGACGACTTCTTTTTCTCGGAAGGTTTTGAGGACTTCGCCGGAACTGAAGACGACTTTCTTATTGGTCTGGCAGGTGAAACACCAGCGGGCGGTGAAATCGACGTAGATGGTTTTGTTTTCGGCGACGGCTTTCGCGACGGCTTCGGCGCTCCACGGCTGCCAGACGATGTCGGTCGGGGCGGCGGGGCGCGGCCAGCCGAGCCAAGTGCCGGCGGCCAGGAGGATAATACCGCCGAGGATACCTATACGCATGCGGGCGGGTTTTGCGCCGAAGGTGGCGTAGCGTCCGTAGAGCCAGGTGGCGGCGGCGATCAGGGTGAGGCCGAGCAGGACGGAAAGGAGGGCGGTGTCGTTGGACTTAAGTTGTCCGGCGAGCACCCAGACCATGTATCCGACGGTCGCATACAAGGGGAATGCCATGGCCTGCTTGAAGGTTTCCATCCATGCGCCGGGGCGGGGGAGGGCTTTGATCGCCTGCGGGAAAATCGAAAGCAGCAGGTAGGGCAGCGCGAGGCCGAGGGCGATGGCGGTGAAGACGGCGAACGATGAGATGATTGGTAACGCGAGGGCGGCACCGAGGGCGGGAGCGAGGAAGGGGGCGCTGCACGGCGTGGCGACAACCGTGGCGAGGACTCCGGTGAAGAAGGAACCTGTGAAGCCGTCTTTGGCTTGCAGGCCGGTGCCGACGGCGGTCGCGCGGAGTCCGAACTCGAAGACGCCGCTCAGGCTGAGGGCGAAGATGAGCATGACGGCGGCAAGCGCGAAGACGAAGGCGGGTGACTGGAGCTGGAAGCCCCAGCCGAGTTGGTCGCCACCGGCGCGGAAGGCGGCGAGGACGCCGGCAAGGGTCCAGAAGGAGAGGAGCACGCCGCCGGCGAAGGCGAGGCCGTGGAGGGTGACTTTGCGGCGGTCGGCGCCGGCCTGGTTGACGAAGCCGAGGATCTTGATGCCGAGCACGGGGAAGACGCAGGGCATGAGGTTGAGGATGAGGCCGCCGACGAAGGCGAGGACGAGGGTGCCGGCCAGCGAAGCGCTGGCCGGAGTTGAGGGTTGAGAGTTGAGAGTTGAGAGACCGGAGGCGGGGGCCTCGGTGATCGGGGTGTCGATGGCGAGGCCGGTGGTCGTGGAGCCGTTTTCGAAGCGAAGCACGCCGGTGAGCTGGGTGTGCGGGGTCGTGAGGCTGGGCGAGACGGGCAGATCGATGGCGAGCACTTCGCCGGCTGCGGCATCGCGCACGGTTTGGGGTTCGTCGAACTGAATGGTTTCGTCGGTGGAGAAGAACCAGGGCTTCGTGATTTTCGGGAGCGGGATGTCGGCGGCGGCGATCAGGCGGAGTGTCACCACATTTCCACTACGGGAGGCGCGGGCAGTGAGACCGGGGATCGCGCGGGGGAGGGCGGTTAGGGTGTCGGCGATGGCTTTTCCGTGGTTCGGGTCGGCGGCGGGTTCGTTGGCCTGCACGGGCAGGGAGAGCGAGACGGCGGCCTTGCCGGGCACGCAGACCTCGGCGCACATGAGCCATTTGGCTTCGGCGGAAAGGGTGATGGTTTCGCCGGCCTTGAGATTGGCGGGTGGCGTGATCGTGACGGGCAGGTAGACGACGTCATCATAACCGTTGCCGGTGATCATGCCGTTGGTGTCGCGGGTGACGGCGGGCGTGGGCCACTGGATTTCGGAAGCGGTCCAGCCTTCGGGGAGAGTCCACTTGAGCGAGGTGGGGTAGCCGGTGCCGGGATTGATCCAATAGGAATGCCAGTGGCTTTCATGGTCGAGGCGCAGGGCGACCGTGAATGCGCGGCCGGGTTGGATGGATTGATCAGCGGCGGCGAGTGAGGCTTTCACCTGGCCGTGCGCGGCGGGGGCGATCAGGGCGAAAACGAAGGCCAGCAGAAAGAGAGGAGCGCGAAAAAGCATGGGATGAGATAGTCTAAGACCGCGTAAGAGGCAAAAGTGCCGGGGTTTATTCCGCCGGAATCAGGGAAGGTTCACGCGCCATGTGGGCGAGCATGAGGGTGAAGAAGCAGAGCACGATGTTTTGCAACGGGAGCTGGAGAGGGGTGGGCAATGCGTAGATGATGCACACGAGCGGCAGCCAGACCCCGAGATTGGCGAGCAGCAACGGTAGCACGCGGCGCGCATACCAACGCGGGGTGCGCAGATCAGCGATGAGCAGATGGTGGTTAAAACCATTCTGACACCACAGATAGACCAGGGCGGTCGTGGGGATGGCCCAGATCGGGCAATACACAAACTGGTCGAGGAGACTCTTGGCGGCAATCGTGCGCACATCGGCGGCCTCGCCGAGAGTCCAGGCCATGAAGCCATACCAGAGGGCGATTTCCCAACCTTTGTAGGACCAAAATGCGGTGAGGCCCCAGCCTTGCGGCCAGGTGATGTGGCGACGCGTGGAAGGTGCGGCTTTCAGGTAGAGCAGCGGCAGAAGTCCGCCGCACAGTCCGGTGGTGAAAATGCCGAACAGCACTCCGGTATCGTTGCGCAGCTCGGCGAGCCGGGTGAGGCCGGTGCGTGTGGGCGCGTGAAAATAATAACCCAACACCACGGCGAGCGCGAAGGCCTGCAGCACGAGTCCGGGAATGAGATTGGCGCGCGCGCTGCGCAGGCCGGCTTTCCACGGGGCTTCATCGTGAACTGGGACTACGGCGGACATAAACCGGGCAGCGTGCTTGCGAGGATGGGCGCGAGCGAGCGGGAAGTGGTCGTCGCTCGCCGGTGGGGAGGCGTCGCGCTTACGGTTGCGGACGGGCGGGGGTGAAGACGCCGGCGATCACTCCGGCGAAGTTCGTCGAGGTGACGAATTCGAGGTCCGTTTCATCGTTGTTCACACCGACGGCCACCCAACCTTCGGAAGTGCGGCGGACGAGGGCGTGCACGACCTGACGCCCCGCAGTGGTGGTGTAGAGCACGACCATGCCGGGCCGGAGTTTCGTGTAAGGGTGGGGGCGGGTGACGATCCATGAGCCGGGCTCGAGCAACGGTTCCATCGAAAGGCCTTCGCCATACCAGACGCTGCCATGGTCGATTTTTTTTGCGAACGATTCGGCGCGTCCAGAGAGCAGGCGGTTGATGGCCGTGTTGTCGCCTTTGCAGATGCTCACATCCATGCGCTCGATGTGGGGAACGCTCACGACGAAGTTCGTTTCGGAAGTCTGCGAGGCGGTCGTGCCGGTCGAGCAGCCGCCGGTCATCCATGCCGCCAACACCAGCGCGATGCTCAACGCCGAGGACGGGAGGTTTAAAAATGGCGGTCGGTCGGGCATGATCAAACTGCGATGAGATGCCACTGGTGGCTGATGAAATCGGCGGACGCGCCGGGAACGTGCAGGCCGGAGTGAAGGAGCACATCGCCGGCCATCACGGTTTCGATTTCGTCGAGACGGACGCGGTAGTTCTTTTTCGGGTCGAGACCGCGGAGCTTGAGGTAGCGGTGCGGAGCGTTGGGCTCGGAGAGCACGCTGACATGGGTGACGAGGGCTTGGGACGCGTCTGCGGCGACGATCATCCAAGCGGCTTCCTGGGATTCGAAGGGGTTCTTCAGGCGGTAAAGATCACCTGTGAGAAGCAGGGGGCGAATCTGCTTATAGAACGCCGTCTGGCGTTTGACCTCGGCTTTTTCGTCGGCGGGCAAGGCGGCGAGATCGAGTTCATAGCCAAACGCGCCGGTGAAGGCGATGTCACCACGCGTGCGGAACGGGGTGTTGCGACCGACCTGGTGGTTGGGAACGGCGGAGACGTGCGCGGCCATGGTGCTGAAAGGATATACGAGGCTGGTGCCGTATTGGATGCGCAGGCGGGTGATGGCGTCGGAATTATCGCTCGTCCAGATCTGCGGCATGTAGGCGAGGATACCGGGGTCGAAGCGCCCGCCGCCGCCTGAGCAGCCCTCGAACAGGATGTGCGGGAACTCGCGGGTGAAGCGCTCCATGATCTCGTAAAGGCCGAGCACGTAGCGATGGGCGGTTTCCTGCTGGCGTCCGGCGGGGAGCGCGGCCGAACCGGTCTCGGTCATGTGGCGGTTCATGTCCCACTTCACGTAGGTGATGGGCGTGTCGCGGAGGATTTGCGCGATGCGTTGATAAATTTCTTCGCGCACCTCGGCGCGGGAAAAATCGAGGATCAACTGCTGGCGGCCTTCGGTGCGGGGACGCTGCGGCACATGGATGCACCAGTCGGGATGCGCGCGGTAAAGGTCGCTGTCGACCGAGACCATCTCGGGTTCGAACCAGAGGCCGAATTCCACGCCCTTGGCCTTGATGCGTCGGGCGAGGTCGTTGAGGCCGCCGGGAAGTTTTTTGCGGTCAACGACCCAGTCGCCGAGCGAGGTGCGGTCGTCGTCGCGTTTGCCGAACCAGCCGTCGTCGAGGACGAACAACTCCACGCCGAGCTCCGCGCCGGCGGTGGCGATGGCCTCGAGCTTGGTGGCATTGAAGTCGAAGTAAGTCGCCTCCCAGTTGTTGACGAGAATCGGGCGGGGCTTGTCGCGCCAGGCGACCGGCAGCAGGTGGCTGCGGTAAAACCGGTGCAGAGCGCGCGACATGCCGCCGAGGCCTTCGGGCGAAAACACGAGCACCGCTTCGGGCGTCTGGAACGTGTCGCCGGCCCCGAGCTGCCACGCGAAGTCGAACGGGTTGATGCCGATCTGAGTGCGGGCGGTGGAGAACGGGTCGAGCTCGACCTGCGCGAGAAAGTTGCCGCTGTAAACGAGGTTGAAGCCGTAAACGGAGCCGTGCTCTTCGTTGGCGCCGAGTTCGGCGAGGGCGATGAACGGGCTTTGCTGGTGGCTGCTGGTGCCGCGGCGGCTTTCGACCGACTGAACACCGGGACGAAGTGCGGAGATATGCGTGTCGCGTTCGCGCGCCCAGGCGCCGGAGAGCTGGATGAAGCGGTGATTCGCGAAAGAGCTGTCGAAATCAATCGAGGCCGACAAAGCGCGGCGCACTTCGAGCGGGGCGGTGCCGGCGTTCACGATGCGCACCGAGCGCGTGATGACGGGATGGTTTGCGAAGACTGTGTAGAGCAACTCCACGCGAAGCCCGAGCAGGGCGTCGATGAGGACAAGCGTGAGCGTGTCGGCATCGGCGGGTGTTTCCACAAAGGTGGAGGGCAGGCCGGCGAGGGCGGGTTTGCCCGCTTCGATACGATGCGAGTCGTAGCGCAACGAGAGAATGCGTGAACCGGTCTGCGGCTGATAAACATCCAGCGCGGGCTCGCGAAAGTCGGAATTGCCGAACGTGGGGAATTCCAGTGGCAGCGTATCGAGGCTCACGCCTTGGTTGGCGCCGGCGAGTGTGGGGCTGAAGGCGCGGTCGCGCAGACGGACATTATCCAATCCTAAGGCAGAGGCCGCTAGAGCGGGTCCCCAGTAGAGATTAATCGGGAAGCCGTGCTCCGTCACCTTGATCGCGTAGGTGGAGGCACCGGCTTGGAGGATGAAAAGAGACTGGGCCTCGATAAAATGGATCGCCATGGGAAGTGGTTAAAAGCGGCCAAGTTGCCGCAACGGGCGGCTGGAATCCAGTCTATCCTGTGGACGCAGGTCGTGTGGTCGCGACGCGATCACATGCGAGAAAGGTTGGCCGGTCATCGTTCTATATATTGGAACTGTTTTGAGGTGGTCGCGGTTATCGGATTGAACGGTGGCATGCCTCTTGGAACCGCCCCGTCCGCCAATCATACGCTCGTGAATGGATTGCGGCTGCTGGAGATCATCGCGGCCGGGGCGGAAGAGTTTTCCGTGTCGGAACTGGCCAAAGATATGGGCCTGCCGAAAAGCCATGCGCATCGTTTGCTGCGCACGCTGCTGGACGCGGGCTATGTGGCGCAGTCGGCCGACACACATAAATACCGGTCGGATTTCCGGTTACTGGCGCTGGCCGGCCCCTTTGCCGAGCGGCTGCCGTTACGCGTGCACGGCGGGCCGGTGTTGCGGGCCTTGTCCGAGGCCGCGCACAGCAGTTCCTATATCGCGGTGCCGCATCAGGGAGCGCCGTTGATCATCATGAGCGACCTCTATCGCGGTGTGCGTCCGCCGCATGCGCTGGGGTTGGGAGAGCGGTTGGTGCGCCACGCGACGGCATTTGGAAAACTGTTTCTCGCGCTCAAGCGGCTGCCGTTCGAGTCGGGCGAACTGAAGCGACTCACGCCGAATACGATCACCACCGTGCGCGAGCTGAGATCGGAACTCGCCGGCATCCGGCGCCAGGGCTACGCGGTGAACCGGTGCGAGAATAGCAAAGATCTGTATTCGTTTGCGGCCCCAGTTTTCGACGCCACCGGAGTGCTTCAGGGCGCGATTGGGCTGGCGGTGCCACCGGGCTTGGTCAACCGCGAGGGCGAGGAGCATTTCGTCGGATTGGTGCTCAAGGCCGCAGGGAAACTTTCCGCGCAGAGCCTTTAGCGGCGACGATTTTTAATTATGATCATCGACTGCGATATTCACGTTTACCCCAACAGCCGGTGTCCGCTCGCACCGTTTATTCCCGCGGCTTTTCGCGAGGCCGTGGCCATGCGGCAAGACAGCAGTCCCGGTCATGGTTATGCCAATCCCTTTGGCGTGGACCGGCGGGATGTGGTGTCCGAGACGCCGGCGGATGTGGTGCGGCTTCACCTCGATCCGCTCGGGATCACCTACGGTGTGCTCCAACCGCAACCGGGTATGAGCGTGTCGCTGATTCACTCGATCGATGTGGCCAACGCCCTGGCGCGCGCGGCGAACGACTGGCTCATCGAAACCTATCTGAGGCATGATCCGCGTTTCCTCGGATCGATCTGTGTGAACATGGCGGATCCGGCGGGTGCCGCGGCGGAAATCCGTCGCTTGGGAGCGCATCCGCAGATGGTGCAAGTGCTGACGTGCGGGGAGGGCCTGCATCTCTTCGGGCATCGTGCTTACGATCCGGTTTACGAAGCTTGCTGCGAGATGGGACTGGTGTTTGCGGTTCATCCCGGGTTCGAAGGCTCGTTGCGTTCGAGCACGCCGGTCGGGCGTCCTTCGAGTTATTTTGAGTGGCACAATTCACTCCCGCTGACCTATCAGGCGCACGTCGGTAGTCTCGTTGCCGAGGGAACGTTTGAGAAATTCCCCGGGCTCAAAACGATTTTTGTCGAAGGCGGCGTGAGCTGGCTGGCGCCGTTGTTGTGGCGCATGGATAAAAACTTCAAGGCGCTGCGCAGCACGGTTCCCTGGTTGCGCGAGGCTCCATCGGAGTATGTGCTGAGGCATTGCCGGCTGAGCACACAACCGGTCGAAGAACCGGAAAATCCCGCGCACTTGGTGCAGCTTTACGAGATGGTGAAGGCGGAAAAGACGCTGTGTTTTTCGACGGATTTTCCGCACTGGGATTTCGATGATCCCCAGCGCGCGTTCCCCTCAGCGTTGCCTCCGCTGATGAAGCAACGCATTCTCTACGACAATGCGGCCGAGCTCTACGGCCTGCCCGTGCGGGTTAACGCGGAGGGTGTGTCGTGAACCGCGGTTCCCGCCCATGTGAAGCCGGCACGGCGGCACCGCTGAAATCCATTGATAAGGCGTTTGCGCTGGCGGGTGATCCCCAGGGTGCCGTTCCGAAAAAACGCACGCGCGAAGTCGTCGCGGGTCGGGCCGACGAGGTGCCGGAGGGCGCGCGAAAGATTGTGCAGATCGGACATCTTTCCATCGGCATCTTTCACCTGAAGGACGGCTATCACGCCGTGCGAAACTATTGTCCGCACCAAGGCGCCGAGTTGTGCAAAGGCAGTTTGCACGGGACGCACCGCCCGGGTGCGGTGTCGGAATTCCTACCTGATTTTTCCGGCCGCGTGTTGCGTTGTCCGTGGCATGGCTGGGAGTTTGACCTCGTGACCGGCAAGGGCCTCTACGACGCGAAAAGCCGCGTGATGACCTACGAAGTCCGCGTGAATGAAACGGGGGACCTGATCTTGGTGGTGTGAGTGGATGCGGCGCGTTGCGTCCCTCGCGCAGCTGTGCACGGTGGATACATCATGTTTCTCGATTTCACGAAGCTGGACCCGCGCGAAGCGTATGGCTGGATGGCCGACAGTATCACGCCGCGCCCCATCGCATGGGTGTCGACCATCTCGCCGGAAGGACGCACCAACCTCGCGCCGTTTTCGTTTTTCAATGGCATCACGGGCAACCCGCCCACGCTGATGTTTTCGGCGGTCAATCTACGCGATGGCACGAAGAAGGACACGGTGCGCAACATCGAGGCGACCGGTCAGTTCGTGGTGAATCTGGTGTCGCACGCGCTCGCTGAAAAAATGAACGCCTGCGCCGCGCTGCTGCCGTATGGCGAGAGCGAGTTCGATGCGTTCGGCATCGCGCAAGCTGTGTCGGAACGCGTGAAGCCACCGCGGGTGGCGGAGGCTCCGGTGTCGTTTGAGTGCACGCTCCACACGATCCTGCCGATCGGTGAAGGCGCGGGGGCGGCGAACGTGGTGTTTGGCCGCATCGTTGCGGCGCACGTGACGGATGGCGTGTTGGGCGTGGATGGCGAAATTGATCCGGCGTTGCTCGATACCGTGGGGCGTCTCGGTGGCGACAACTACGCGACCACGCGCGACCGCTTCGATCTGCGCCGTCCGGACCGACCGGTAAAATTCTAAAGAGATGGACGTCCGCGCGTCTGCGGGCTTCCCATCGGCGGATGCTTGCGGCTAGCGTCCGTGCTCATGGCGAAAAGCCGCAGTGCGGAGTCCCTCACTTTGTCTTCATTTAAACCTGAGTCCCTGCGGGGGCGCGCAGGATTTTTCCGCGTCGGGCAGACGGCCGCCGGTCCGTGGTGGTTACTCGACCCGATTGACCGGCCGTTTTTTTCGAAGGCGGTGGCGGCGGTCAACCGCCACGGTCGCGCCGGGGTGCCGCCCGCACATCGCGGTGCTTATGCGCAGGCGGTGGAGCGCGTGCACGGCCTGGAGGATCCGTCAGGGTTCGCTCGGGCGGCGTTGCAACGCCTGCGTAATTGGCAGGTGAATACACTGGGGCCGTGGGCTGAGCCGATGCTGGCGGTGGCGGGGCTTTATGCGACGGCGGTGGTTGATTTTCGCGGGGCGGGTGTTCCGGTGATCCATCTGCTCGGCACGCACCTGCCCGATGTGTTTGATCCGGGCTGGCTCGCGGTGTGCGAGACGCAGGCCGCGACGGCGGCCGCGCCCTGGGCGGGGCGCACCGATTTCATCGGTTATTACACGGACGATGCGCTGGGCTGGGGTGAAGTGAAGGAAGGCCGGCCGTCGCTGCTGCAAGTCTGCCTGAGTCTGGAGCCGGGGTTTTCGGCGTATCATGCGGCGTGGGAATTTGTGCTGGCTCCGCATGCGGGCGATCTCGCGGGCCTGGCGCGCGAGTGGAGCGTCGAGCTGCCCAACAAGGAAGTCATCCGCCAACGCACGCTGGCGGAGCGACCGCTCACCACGGCGGGTTATCTGCGTGATCACGCACGCTTCACGAAGGAGTTCGCGCATCGTTATTTCACGGCGACTTCAGCGGCGCTGCGCCGGCATGATCCCGATCATTTGATTCTGGGTTGCCGGTTCACGCAGCCGCCCGGGGAAGACGTGTTGGGCGAGTGCGTGTATCCGCAGGTGGATGTGGTGTCGTGGCATTGCCACGGGCCGGATTTTGAAGCGCAGGCCCGGCTGTATGCGGATGCGACGAAGATGCCGCTGCTGCTCACGGCGTTCGGGTTGTCCAACGAACGGTTTCGCAGTGCGTCGTTCAAACCGCATTCAGGGCCGACGCGGCTTGAGCGTATGTTACGCGATGGCCGGCGTGCGCTCACCGCGGCGTGCGCACATCCGGCGTTGGTGGGTTACGAATGGGCGCGTTGGGCGGATGAGTCTGATGAAGTGCCGCCCTTCGGCGCAGGCTTGGTGCACGTGGATGACCGCGAGGCCGTCGAGCACACGGAGCTGATCGCCCAGATCAACGCGCGGGCGGAACGCGTCCGCAGGCGGACGGTTTAAAGGAGTTTGAGCGTTCTTATCTCATTCAAAGCCAAAAGGAAAAGCCGGTTTGTAACTTATTAAGTTACAAACCGGCTTTTTGGCGAAAGGCTTTTGATGTAGAGCTACGGCGGGGCCGGCCGGGTTAGTGCGGGGCTCGCAGGCGGAGGACGAGGGGGAGCATCGCGAGGGGGGCGAGGGCGGAGATGGCGAGGCCCCAGTGGAGGTTGCTGTGGTCGGCGATCAGACCGACGAGCCAGGGCATAAAGATGCCGCCGGCGTTGCCGAGTGCCGCGAGCGCGCCGAACATGCTCGCGCCGCCTTGGGGATAACGGTCGGCGGTCACGGCAAGCATCGTGGGCCAGAGGCAGCTGCCGGTGAAGCCGGCGAGTATGCAGGCGGTGAGAGCCAGCGAGGGAATCGGAAGAAATGATCCCAGAATGAAAAGCACCACCGTGCTGGCGCAGCTCCAGGCCATGAGTTGAAAGGAGTTGAAGCGGGTGCCGGCGAAGCCGACCACCATGCGGCCGAGTGCCATCGCGACGGAGAAAAGGAGCAGTGAACCTCCGCTGATCCATGTGGGGAAACCGAGGGAAGTTTCGGCGTAGGCCGGCAGCCACTGGGCCATGCCGAGTTCGGTGGCGCCACCGAGGAAAATGCCGATGGCCGCGAACTGGAACCAGCGGTGCGTGAAGAGTGAGCGGACCGAGGTGCGGACGCTTTCATGCGGAAGATCGGGAAACTTTAGCGGGGCGAACGCGGCGAGCAGACCGAGCGGCAACGGGAGAAGCACGAGACAGGAGCCGCGCCAGCCGAAGCCGGCGGCGAGGGCGAGTGAACCCGCGAGCACGGTGACGGCGGCACCCACGCAGTAGAACGAGTGCAACCAGTTGAGGGCGACGGAACGGTTCGCGGGGTTGAGCGCGGAAACGATGGGACTGAGCACCATGTCGAGGACACCTGATCCGAGACCGAGGGCAAAGACGGCGAAGAGGAGCAGCGTGTAGGTGGGCGCGAAGGCCATCGCGACGAGACTGATGGCGATGAGCGCGAGGCCGAATTGCGCGAAGGGTTTGGCTCCGTGGCGGTCGGCGAGCGGCCCGGTGATGACGATGCCGACGACGAGTCCGGCAAAGGCGAGACCGCCGAGACGACCGAGTTGTTCACCGCTCAGGCCCGCGGCACCGCCGTAAGTCGTGCTCAGTGTGGTGAGGAAGACCGGGAGCAGGTTGAGGCCGATGGCGAGGCTCATCATCGCGCCGTAGGAGAGCAGCGTGAGGAGGCGGGCGCGGATGAGCGGGGCGGATGCGGAAGCGGACATGGAGCGAACCAAGGAGCACGCGGGCGGGGTGAAGGCAAGGGGCGGAGATTTTTTTAACACGGAGTTTGCGGAGGTCACGGAGAGCGGAGCCGCGGAGGCGAGTTATGACTGGGCGTGCGACGCGGGAGGCGTAGAGTTTCGGGCACTATGAGTCATACGATCTGGTGCAATGCGGCGTTGAATGAGCGGGCGGAGCAGATGCTGGTGGACGGCGCGATGGGGCATCGGGTGATTTTTGCCAAGGAGCGGCTGGCTTCGGTGCTCAAGGCCGGGAAAAGCGACGAAGGTATCGCGGAGGCAGATGTGGTCTTCGGGCAGCCTGAGCCGGCGGAGTGTTTGCAGCGTGCGAAGATCAAGTGGGTGGCGGTGACGAGCGCGGGTTACGGGCGCTACGACACGCCGGAATTCCTGGAGAATTTTAAGGCGCGCGGGTCGGTGTTCTCGACGAGCTCGACGGTGTTTGCGGAGCCGTGCGCGCAACACGTGATGGCGATGATGTTGGCGCTCGGGCGTCAATTGCTTGAGTCATACGCGGAGCAACGGGGCGACAAGCAGTGGAAGTTTTTCGAGCGGAGGTCGGCGTCGGTATTGATGAACGGGCAGACGGTGCTGCTGCTTGGTTACGGCACGATTGCGCGGCGGCTGACGGAGTTGCTGGCGCCGTTTGGTATGAAGATTTATGCGGTGCGGCGGAAGGCGCACAGCGAGCGCGGCGTGTTTGTGATTTCGGAGGAACGTGTGACGTCGGTGCTCGGCGAGGCGGATCATGTCGTAAACTTGCTCCCGGATAACGAAGCGACGCGGAATTATGTGAACGCGCGGCGGCTGGCGGCGTGCAAGCCGGGCGCGCGTTTCTACAACATCGGACGCGGGACGACGGTGGATGAAAATGCGCTGATGCAGGCGCTGGAAAACGGCAAGCTGGGCGCGGCTTACCTCGATGTATTCGCCGAGGAACCGCTCCCGTCGTCGAGCCGGTTATGGACGACGCGAAATTGTTTTATCACGCCGCACACGGCGGGCGGACGCAGTGACCAGGATGTGGCGCTGGTGAAACATTTCGTGGGAAATTTTAAGAAATTTGCCGAAGGCGAGACGGGCGCGATGGATGACCGTGTGGTGTAGATATGAAGAAGGCCCGACGCGGGTGGTCGGGCCTTCTTCAGAAAGCGAGGCTTAAGGCCGATGCTGCCGTTAGGGCGTGGGGGCGGGGGTGTTGGCGACGGGGGCTTCGACGACCGGGGTGATGGGAGCAAC
This window of the Rariglobus hedericola genome carries:
- a CDS encoding MFS transporter is translated as MSASASAPLIRARLLTLLSYGAMMSLAIGLNLLPVFLTTLSTTYGGAAGLSGEQLGRLGGLAFAGLVVGIVITGPLADRHGAKPFAQFGLALIAISLVAMAFAPTYTLLLFAVFALGLGSGVLDMVLSPIVSALNPANRSVALNWLHSFYCVGAAVTVLAGSLALAAGFGWRGSCLVLLPLPLGLLAAFAPLKFPDLPHESVRTSVRSLFTHRWFQFAAIGIFLGGATELGMAQWLPAYAETSLGFPTWISGGSLLLFSVAMALGRMVVGFAGTRFNSFQLMAWSCASTVVLFILGSFLPIPSLALTACILAGFTGSCLWPTMLAVTADRYPQGGASMFGALAALGNAGGIFMPWLVGLIADHSNLHWGLAISALAPLAMLPLVLRLRAPH
- a CDS encoding D-2-hydroxyacid dehydrogenase, which translates into the protein MLVDGAMGHRVIFAKERLASVLKAGKSDEGIAEADVVFGQPEPAECLQRAKIKWVAVTSAGYGRYDTPEFLENFKARGSVFSTSSTVFAEPCAQHVMAMMLALGRQLLESYAEQRGDKQWKFFERRSASVLMNGQTVLLLGYGTIARRLTELLAPFGMKIYAVRRKAHSERGVFVISEERVTSVLGEADHVVNLLPDNEATRNYVNARRLAACKPGARFYNIGRGTTVDENALMQALENGKLGAAYLDVFAEEPLPSSSRLWTTRNCFITPHTAGGRSDQDVALVKHFVGNFKKFAEGETGAMDDRVV